The following proteins are co-located in the Nitrospiria bacterium genome:
- a CDS encoding HEAT repeat domain-containing protein produces MEKEIQQSLKELQDKNPEVRLHAIEKLARSKDPKYSTYLIDMMGDPEWRVRKTAVVAVSGLEPNEALVEQLIQVLYQEGNVGKRNAAEEALNHIGPITLSPLLTHVRKANKDVKKMIIEILGETANAGSVPDLLRLLEDPDENVRLAAIESLGRFKETRAVEALIPLLQTENTLVSFTTAKALERLGDERAVDPLIRISGRKGVERAALEALGTFANPAVLDPIVNGLREGAARVKESALKALVDHFERAPAERRAGIIERLRPDYDPKTALFLSGTLDHSDEKTRRAAVIVLGWMEDSTAAAQIVKMIDGPLRAEALEALDRMKQSIGDVLLQALVTANEVTREGIARLLGDRGNRRSVNALIRLLSDPNGHVRQTAAQSLGRIQDGSAAKALMDLLEDEYVSVQESAIQALSLFKGGDILSRLMDLLNSKKASLRCNAIKVLGRMKAAEALPKISFCLKDEDPVVRRFAVEALDEFRSSAAVSHLVLALADEDSTVRLAALSAVAHHREIDFLRHIDPLLTDESIWVRVALARALGDRKDEAVRTLLLGMLKDRVGAVQIAAMEAMGRFRDRRFNEPIFELTTSPDPDVVKSAIAVLGEIGDPTIAPRIRVFLNHANWGIRAAAAQSLGRLGDSTARTFLENLATHDPDPLVQHTAQLALAQFTTKP; encoded by the coding sequence GTGGAGAAAGAGATCCAGCAAAGTCTCAAAGAGCTGCAGGACAAAAATCCGGAAGTCCGTCTCCATGCGATTGAAAAACTAGCCCGGTCCAAGGATCCGAAGTATTCGACCTACCTGATCGACATGATGGGGGACCCGGAGTGGCGGGTTCGGAAAACGGCTGTCGTGGCGGTTTCCGGTTTGGAGCCGAACGAGGCCTTGGTGGAGCAATTGATCCAGGTGCTCTACCAAGAGGGCAATGTCGGGAAACGGAACGCGGCCGAAGAAGCCTTGAATCACATCGGTCCGATCACCCTTTCCCCGCTGTTGACGCATGTGCGAAAGGCCAATAAGGACGTGAAAAAGATGATCATCGAAATTCTGGGCGAGACCGCCAATGCCGGATCCGTTCCGGACCTGTTGAGGTTGTTGGAAGACCCCGATGAAAATGTGCGGCTGGCCGCCATCGAGTCGTTGGGCCGATTCAAGGAGACTCGTGCCGTGGAGGCCTTGATCCCCTTGTTACAGACCGAAAACACGCTGGTCTCCTTCACGACGGCGAAGGCGCTGGAGCGCCTGGGCGATGAACGGGCGGTAGATCCCTTGATCCGTATCTCCGGACGCAAAGGGGTGGAACGGGCCGCCCTGGAGGCGCTCGGGACGTTTGCGAACCCCGCCGTGCTGGACCCGATCGTGAACGGCCTGAGGGAGGGTGCCGCGCGGGTCAAAGAGTCCGCGCTCAAAGCGCTGGTGGATCACTTCGAGCGGGCGCCGGCCGAGCGACGGGCCGGGATCATCGAACGTCTGCGTCCGGACTACGACCCGAAAACGGCCTTATTCCTGTCCGGGACTTTAGACCATTCGGATGAAAAGACTCGGCGTGCGGCCGTGATCGTGTTGGGCTGGATGGAGGATTCAACGGCGGCGGCGCAGATCGTGAAAATGATCGACGGCCCTTTGCGTGCGGAAGCCCTGGAAGCCCTGGACCGGATGAAACAAAGCATAGGCGATGTATTGCTTCAGGCCTTGGTCACGGCCAACGAGGTGACCCGCGAAGGGATCGCCCGATTGCTTGGAGACAGGGGCAACCGACGATCCGTGAATGCGCTGATCCGACTGCTGAGCGATCCGAATGGACATGTTCGACAAACGGCGGCTCAAAGTCTGGGCCGGATTCAGGATGGGTCGGCGGCAAAAGCCCTCATGGATCTCCTGGAAGACGAATACGTGAGCGTTCAGGAATCCGCGATACAGGCCCTGAGTCTGTTCAAGGGCGGGGACATCCTCTCCCGGTTGATGGATTTGCTCAACAGTAAAAAGGCGTCGCTTCGATGCAACGCGATCAAAGTGCTCGGCCGGATGAAAGCGGCGGAGGCCCTTCCCAAAATCTCCTTCTGTCTTAAAGATGAAGACCCGGTCGTCCGCCGATTCGCCGTGGAGGCCTTGGACGAATTCCGGAGTTCGGCCGCGGTATCCCATCTCGTGCTCGCGCTGGCGGATGAGGATTCCACGGTGCGGTTGGCCGCGTTGTCCGCCGTGGCCCACCACCGGGAAATCGACTTCCTAAGGCATATTGATCCCCTGCTGACCGATGAAAGCATTTGGGTGCGGGTGGCCCTGGCCAGGGCCTTGGGGGATAGGAAAGATGAAGCGGTCCGGACGCTGCTGCTCGGGATGTTGAAGGATCGGGTGGGGGCGGTCCAGATTGCCGCGATGGAAGCGATGGGCCGATTCCGGGATCGGCGGTTTAACGAGCCGATTTTTGAATTGACGACGAGCCCGGATCCGGATGTGGTGAAATCGGCCATTGCCGTCCTGGGAGAGATCGGGGATCCAACCATCGCACCGCGAATTCGGGTCTTTTTGAATCATGCCAACTGGGGAATCCGGGCGGCGGCCGCCCAATCGCTCGGTCGGCTCGGCGATTCAACGGCCCGAACGTTCCTTGAGAACCTGGCGACGCATGATCCGGATCCCTTGGTTCAACATACCGCACAATTGGCCTTGGCTCAATTTACGACAAAACCCTAA
- a CDS encoding CheR family methyltransferase produces the protein MMLENKSLELPDDVFHLFRDLMYEQSGVVLDERAKYFVENRLMHSVQQLHLDSFRDYYFYLKYDRKKNEELANVIDLLTIHETYFFREDQQLKSFSEEILPELIAKKGKSRSLRIWSAGCSTGEEPYTVSMLLLEKEELKDWTIEIFATDISQRVLQSARRGLYQPTAFRSTDPKYVSKYFTKEESAFRITDAVKRNVIFLHLNLMDTNKIAFINPMDIIFCRNVIIYFDLVSKRKVINLFHAKLKDNGYLLLGHSESLINISTAFALRHLKHDMVYQKLERTSGTSG, from the coding sequence ATGATGCTTGAAAACAAAAGCTTAGAACTGCCGGACGATGTCTTTCACCTTTTTAGAGACCTGATGTATGAACAAAGCGGGGTGGTGCTCGATGAGAGGGCGAAATACTTCGTGGAAAACCGTCTGATGCACAGCGTTCAACAACTGCATCTCGACAGCTTCCGGGATTATTATTTTTATCTCAAGTATGACCGCAAGAAGAACGAAGAGCTGGCCAATGTCATCGATCTGCTGACCATCCACGAGACCTACTTTTTCCGAGAGGATCAGCAGCTTAAATCCTTTTCGGAGGAAATCCTTCCGGAGTTGATCGCCAAAAAAGGAAAGTCCAGATCGCTCCGAATCTGGAGCGCCGGATGCTCCACCGGCGAAGAGCCCTACACTGTATCGATGTTGCTCCTGGAAAAAGAAGAGTTGAAGGATTGGACGATCGAGATCTTTGCCACGGATATCAGCCAGCGGGTGCTCCAATCGGCCCGGCGCGGCCTTTATCAACCCACCGCGTTCCGGTCGACGGATCCGAAGTATGTCTCGAAGTATTTCACAAAGGAAGAGAGCGCCTTTCGTATCACGGACGCCGTAAAGAGAAATGTGATTTTTCTGCATCTCAACCTGATGGATACGAACAAAATCGCGTTCATCAATCCCATGGATATTATCTTTTGCCGCAACGTGATCATTTATTTTGATCTGGTGTCCAAACGAAAGGTGATCAATCTGTTTCACGCGAAATTAAAGGACAACGGATATTTGCTCCTGGGCCATTCGGAATCGTTGATCAACATTTCCACGGCGTTTGCGCTTCGGCATTTAAAGCACGACATGGTCTATCAGAAACTCGAACGAACCTCGGGGACCTCCGGATAA
- a CDS encoding response regulator has translation MADYNFLVVEDSPTMRQLISFSLKRLRGARIVEAGNGVEALKKLSENKFSLIVADINMPLMDGLKLLSIVRKDPNHQQTPVIIVSTEGTEADKEKGMNLGANAYLPKPIQTNELLKTVKELLKIGD, from the coding sequence ATGGCCGACTATAATTTCCTGGTGGTTGAAGATTCCCCCACGATGCGCCAGTTGATCTCGTTCAGCTTGAAGCGACTCCGCGGCGCCCGAATCGTGGAGGCCGGAAACGGCGTGGAAGCCCTCAAGAAGCTTTCGGAAAACAAATTCAGCCTGATCGTGGCCGATATCAACATGCCCCTCATGGACGGGCTAAAACTGCTCAGCATCGTGCGAAAAGACCCCAATCACCAACAGACCCCGGTGATCATCGTCAGCACGGAAGGCACCGAAGCGGATAAAGAAAAAGGAATGAACCTCGGCGCCAATGCGTATCTTCCAAAACCCATCCAGACTAATGAACTGCTCAAAACCGTAAAGGAATTGTTGAAAATCGGGGATTAA
- a CDS encoding chemotaxis response regulator protein-glutamate methylesterase, with the protein MNRIKVLIVDDSAFYRQTLTGILKSSPRLDVIGTVPNGSEAIRFVSRVKPDVITLDLEMPTMDGFTFLRWLMTNMPIPVVVISSRSESNNVFKALEWGAVDFIGKPTQRASLEIMNLRGELVSKVETAATVSSDKLGRKHKKAAVEAAVPAIPAGGRDTGRVQVVAIGASTGGPPAIQSIITKLPKNFPAAVIVAQHMPPGFTLYFAERLAKFALLPVKEAAVSDRLEPGRVYISPGGSHMELHPTPNGVQIGLKSRSDTDKYAPSVDQMMIAAAEIYGDKILGVLLTGMGSDGKLGMKRIKEAGGATIAEAEETCVVFGMPKEAIRLGVVDKVLPLDQIPIEIARLCLS; encoded by the coding sequence ATGAATCGAATAAAAGTGTTGATCGTCGATGACTCGGCGTTTTACCGGCAGACCCTGACGGGAATTTTGAAGAGTTCCCCTCGTTTGGACGTCATCGGCACGGTACCGAACGGAAGCGAGGCCATCCGGTTCGTCAGCCGGGTCAAGCCGGATGTCATCACGTTGGATCTGGAGATGCCGACCATGGACGGCTTCACCTTTCTGCGTTGGCTCATGACCAATATGCCCATCCCGGTCGTGGTGATCAGCTCCCGCTCGGAAAGCAACAACGTATTCAAGGCGCTGGAATGGGGGGCCGTCGATTTTATCGGCAAACCGACCCAGCGCGCGTCTCTGGAGATCATGAACCTTCGGGGGGAACTTGTCTCAAAGGTCGAGACGGCCGCGACCGTTTCATCCGACAAACTTGGACGGAAACACAAAAAGGCCGCGGTAGAGGCCGCCGTGCCTGCGATTCCGGCAGGCGGCCGGGACACGGGGAGGGTGCAGGTGGTGGCCATCGGAGCCTCCACCGGAGGTCCGCCGGCCATTCAATCCATCATCACAAAACTGCCGAAAAATTTTCCGGCCGCGGTGATCGTGGCCCAGCATATGCCTCCCGGGTTCACCCTCTACTTTGCTGAACGCTTGGCCAAGTTCGCCCTTCTTCCCGTCAAAGAAGCCGCGGTCTCGGACCGGCTGGAACCCGGAAGGGTATACATATCCCCGGGGGGCTCCCATATGGAACTTCATCCCACCCCGAACGGCGTGCAGATCGGCTTGAAATCCAGGTCCGATACCGATAAATATGCACCCTCGGTGGACCAGATGATGATCGCGGCCGCGGAGATCTACGGCGACAAGATTTTGGGTGTTCTTCTGACGGGTATGGGATCGGACGGCAAACTGGGGATGAAGCGGATCAAGGAAGCGGGCGGGGCGACGATCGCGGAGGCCGAGGAGACCTGCGTGGTTTTCGGAATGCCGAAGGAGGCCATCAGGCTGGGGGTGGTCGACAAGGTTCTTCCCTTGGACCAAATCCCAATTGAGATCGCGCGGCTCTGTCTGTCATGA
- a CDS encoding GAF domain-containing protein, with protein MEKPESGPELFKKSKEFLEIFRKGEEFTQDLLKENERLRYKIVQLEEEAKTLKKGMEGEGHLNELQETLKQLKEEKQALLDRFKEVEAENKDFAEKYVEVEEENNNLANLYVASYQLHSTLDFNEVLRILQEIVINLVGADRFAILVLDEVMNELTAVVAESVDEKRFRKIKVGDGVIGDVAKTGESYFQPDVEGFKPAHDLDPIVCIPLKIKDRIIGILAIFSLLEQKSKKLNRVDYELFSMLAGHAATAIFSSKLYSVSERKLSTIQGFIDLLSGKGK; from the coding sequence ATGGAAAAACCGGAGTCGGGACCGGAATTATTTAAGAAATCAAAGGAATTCCTGGAAATATTCCGGAAAGGGGAAGAGTTCACCCAGGACCTTCTCAAGGAAAACGAACGCCTCCGGTACAAAATCGTTCAACTGGAGGAAGAGGCCAAAACACTCAAGAAGGGGATGGAGGGCGAGGGTCATCTCAACGAGCTTCAAGAGACCCTCAAACAACTCAAGGAAGAGAAACAGGCGCTTTTGGATCGTTTTAAGGAAGTGGAAGCCGAGAATAAGGATTTCGCGGAAAAATATGTCGAGGTCGAGGAAGAAAACAACAATCTGGCGAACCTCTATGTGGCCAGCTATCAGCTGCACTCCACGCTCGATTTCAATGAAGTGCTCCGGATCCTTCAGGAGATCGTAATCAACCTGGTCGGAGCCGACCGCTTCGCGATCTTGGTTCTCGATGAAGTGATGAACGAACTGACTGCGGTCGTGGCCGAAAGCGTGGATGAAAAACGCTTTCGAAAAATCAAGGTTGGAGATGGGGTAATCGGCGACGTCGCAAAGACGGGGGAGAGTTATTTCCAGCCCGACGTAGAGGGATTCAAGCCCGCTCACGACCTGGATCCGATCGTCTGCATCCCGCTGAAGATCAAAGATCGGATTATCGGCATTCTGGCCATTTTTTCATTGCTCGAGCAGAAAAGTAAAAAACTTAACCGGGTCGACTACGAACTGTTTTCCATGCTCGCCGGACACGCGGCCACGGCGATCTTCAGTTCCAAGCTTTACTCGGTATCGGAACGGAAGCTCTCGACGATCCAGGGCTTCATCGACCTTCTAAGCGGCAAAGGCAAATAA